In Cryptomeria japonica chromosome 10, Sugi_1.0, whole genome shotgun sequence, a genomic segment contains:
- the LOC131034862 gene encoding transcription termination factor MTERF8, chloroplastic-like, with amino-acid sequence MSCRKLFVLPFHFRNAYSTLINTHAYSQNLFSHFASTKFNISAAHITRMFKLNPQLQRLQTLDKVEQFVDMLNRCGCSKVQIAKIMMARPQMISTSVERISEPKIKLLEDFGFQGETLAKLLASNPTILSLSLENTLLPKMEFLKNLFQSQEFLIKYLLRAPSILCCNLEKTLKPSVVFWERWGFQGTELFRLLSIRPAILQRSSLTPDQADLIREIGVDKESKAYKYIVNVVATSRMETLKAKIENLQLCGLSVEETWQLCRAVPQALYYSRVRVRETMNFVVKDMELPANYIVKHSCLLHLNLEKIIRPRFLVWQKIKAMNGPSLSLLSVLMMTEERFVRNIIRGHPESTTLWTIYENAISKASNHAKSSFHC; translated from the coding sequence ATGTCATGCCGCAAACTGTTTGTTTTACCATTCCATTTTCGCAATGCCTATTCAACCCTTATCAATACCCATGCTTATTCTCAGAACCTCTTTTCACACTTTGCCTCCACCAAATTTAACATTTCTGCGGCCCACATCACTCGGATGTTTAAACTAAATCCCCAGTTGCAGAGGCTTCAAACCCTCGACAAGGTCGAGCAGTTTGTTGATATGTTGAACAGATGCGGATGCTCTAAAGTCCAAATTGCTAAGATAATGATGGCACGCCCGCAAATGATCAGCACAAGTGTAGAAAGaatatcggaacccaaaatcaAACTGCTGGAAGATTTCGGCTTTCAAGGTGAAACTCTGGCGAAGCTTTTGGCGAGCAATCCAACCATCTTGAGCCTCAGCCTCGAGAACACCCTTCTTCCCAAGATGGAGTTTCTTAAGAATCTATTTCAGTCCCAGGAGTTCCTCATCAAATACCTGCTTAGAGCTCCTTCCATTTTATGTTGTAACCTGGAGAAGACCCTGAAGCCCTCGGTTGTTTTCTGGGAGAGATGGGGTTTTCAGGGCACGGAGCTCTTCCGACTCTTATCGATAAGACCGGCCATTCTGCAACGCTCTTCTCTAACGCCTGACCAAGCTGATCTCATTCGGGAGATTGGCGTCGACAAAGAAAGCAAGGCGTATAAATATATTGTTAATGTAGTAGCTACTAGCCGCATGGAAACGCTAAAGGCCAAGATAGAGAATCTCCAGCTTTGCGGGCTCTCGGTTGAAGAAACCTGGCAACTATGTCGGGCTGTACCTCAAGCCCTTTATTACTCCAGGGTAAGAGTTCGTGAAACGATGAACTTTGTAGTTAAAGACATGGAGCTCCCTGCAAATTATATAGTGAAGCACTCCTGCTTGTTGCATTTAAATTTGGAAAAGATTATTAGGCCCAGGTTTCTAGTTTGGCAGAAAATCAAAGCCATGAATGGCCCGAGCCTTTCTCTTTTGTCAGTATTGATGATGACAGAGGAAAGGTTTGTTAGAAATATTATCAGAGGACATCCTGAATCTACAACACTGTGGACTATTTATGAAAATGCCATCTCTAAGGCCTCCAACCACGCAAAGAGCTCATTCCACTGTTAA